AGTCAGGTTGACCTTGTTGTCGACGTAATGCCGCGCGGCGATCAGTTGCGCCTCGGGGTCGTCGGACTGCGAGATCATTGCCAGCGCCGAGGTGGACTGGTACATCAACGCGGGGTCGACGCCCGGCGGCACGGCATAGACCGGCCACTCGCACATCTTCGCGCGCAGGAACACCCAGTGATGCAGCACGTCGGTCTGGTTCGGATCGACTTCCAGGCTCTTGCGCAGCCATTCGAGCGCGTCGCCGTACTGGCGCTCGTTCTCGAACAGGCGCGCGAGATTGTTCATCGCCATGAGCCGGTACGAAGCGTTTTCCGTGTCGTTCGGCGACACCGTGTTCGCCACCCACTGCCACTCCGCCAGCGCCGACTGCGGCTGCTTCAGCCGCTCGTACACGAGACCGAGGTTGAAGTGCGGTTGCACGAACGCGGGCGCGAGGTCCACCGCGCTGCGGTACGCGCGCCGCGCGTCTTCGAGCCGGCCCATGCGGTCGAACGACGTGCCGAGATTGAACAGGACGAAGTGATTGAACGCTGTCGTGTTGTGGTCGATCCACGTCTGATACAGCACCACCGAAAGTTCGTGCAGCCCGGCACTCGTCAGACGACTGCCGTAATCGATCAGGTCGGTGAGCGACAAGGTGCCTCGCCACGCGGCCTGGACCCTGCTTGCGTATTCGGTTTCGATGGGGACGATCGGCTGGTTCATGATGCTGCGGACGATGGCGGCTGCGGAAGAAGCGGCGAAAGGGTGCGATGAAACGAGGTGCGATAACGGGGGCGCGATGAAACGCGGGCCAGATGAAGCCAGCCGGCGCACAGCGGCGGCCGGCCCATGATGCCATGGGCCGGCTCGTGAGAGCGTAGCTTAACTTAAAGGTTCAACGCCTGGATCTGCGCAGAGGTCAGTCCCGAGGTGTTGATCGCCGACACCTGCTGCGACGTCAGGGCGGCGACGTCGCTGGTGTTGAGCGCCAGCACCTGATTCGAGCTGAGCGCCGCCAGTTCGGTGGTCGTGAGCGAGGCGATCTGCGTCGAGCTCAGGGCGCCGATCGCCGAGGAGCTGATCGCGCGAACCTGCGCCGTGCTCAGCGAGTTCAGCTGCGTGGAGCTGAGCGACTGCACCTGGCCGGAGCCGAGCGAGGCGACCTGCGACGGGCGCAGCGCCGCCAGTTGCGGCAGGCTCATGGCGCCGATCTCGTCGGTCGTGAGCGTTTGCAGCTGGCTCGACGAGAGTGCGCCGATCTCGGTCGTGGTCAGCGCCTGCACCTGCGACGAGCTGAGCGCGCCAATGCCGTTCGAACCCAGCGCGACGATCTGCGCGGTGCGCAGCGCACGGAGCTGATCCGTGGTGAAGGCCTGCACTTGCGGCGCCTGCAGATTAGCCAGTTCCGACGAACTCAGCCCGGCGAGCTGCGCCGTGCCGAGCGAGGCGATCTGGTCGGTCGTGAGCGACGACACGCCGTTCGAACCGAGCGCGGTGATCTGCGCGGTGCTCAGCGCGGCGATGCCGGTCGTGCCGAGCGCCTGCACCTGATCCGAGGTCAGCGTGGCGAGCTGCGTGTTCTTGAGGCCTTGCAGCTGGGTCGTGCTGAGCGCGGCGATATCGCCGGTCGACAGCGACTGCAACTGGGTCGACGTCATCGCGTTCAGCGCGTTGGTCGTCAAGCCCGCGACCTGGGTCGAGGTCAGCGCGCCCACGCCGTTCGAGCCGAGCGCGACGATCTGCGCGGTCTTCAGCGCCTGCAGCTGGCCGCTGCTCAGCGCCTGGATCTGGTTCGAGCCCAGGTTGGCCAGTTGCGTGGTGCTGAGGCCTGCGATCTGCGTCGTGGTCAGCGCGACCACGTCGCCCGAGCTGAGGTACGAGAGCTGCGTCGAGGTCAGCGCGTTGAGCGCGGCCGTGCTCAACGACTGGACCTGGCCCGAGCTGAGCGCGGCCACGCCGCTCGAACCCAGCGCGACCACCTGGGCGGTCTTCAGCGCGGCGATGTCGGCGTTCGAGAGCGCGGCGACCTGATCGGTCGTGAGACCGGACACTTCGCTGGCCGTGAGGCTCGCGATCTGCGCCGTGCCGAGCGTCTGGATCTGGTCCGTGGTCAGCGCGGAAATGCCGTTCGAGCCCATGCCCGCGATCTGCGCCGTGCCCAGCGCGCTCACGTTGGCGCCGAGCGCGGCGATCTGGTCGGCGCTCAGTTGCGAGAGCTGCGTCGTGCTCAGGCCGGCGATCTGGCTCGTGGTCAGCGCGCTGACGTCGTCCGTGCTCAGGTAGGTGACCTGGGCCGAAGTCAGCGCGTTCAGACCGGCCACGGAAAGCGACTGGATCTGACCGCTCGTGAGCGCGTTCACGCCCGCCGAACCGAGCGCGGCGACCTGCATGGTGCCGAGCGCGGCAACGTCGGTGTTGGTGAGCGCCTGGATCTGGTCGGTCGTGAGGCCGGCCATTTCGCTGGCCGTGAGGCCCGCGATCTGGGCGGTGCCGAGCGCCTGGATCTGGCCGCTCGTCATCGCCGAAACGTTGTTCGAACCGAGCGCGCCGATCTGCGCCGCGCTCAGCGACTGCACGTTGTCGCCCAGCGCGATCACCTGATCGGTCGTCAGGCTGGCAATCTGACGCGTGCCCAGCGCGGCGATCTGGTTCGTGCCGAGCGCGGCGATGTCGTCGGTGCTCAGCGACTGCACTTCGCTCGCCGTCAGGCCCTTCAGCGCGGCCGTGGTGAGCGACTGCACCTGGTCGGAACCGAGCGCGCTCGTGCCCGTCGAGCCGAGCGCCGTGACTTGCGCCGCGCTCAGCGCACCGGCGCCGGCCGTGCCGAACGCGCGGATTTCGTCGGTGGTCAGCACGCCGATCTGGCGCGTGCTGAGCGACGCGATCTGCGAGGTCAGCAGTTCGGAGATACCCGTCGTGCCGAGCGCGGCGACCTGCGTCGAGCTCATTGCGTTGAGCTGCGTGGCCGTGAGCGTCGGCATCTGCGTCGAGGTCAGCGCGGCGACGTTCGCCGTGCCGAGCGCGACGATCTGCGCGGTGCTCAGCTTCACGAGGTCGGTGGTCGTGAAGGCCTGCATCTGCGTGGTCGTGAGCGTGGCGACCTGCTTCGTGCTCAGGCCGGCGACCTGCGCCGTCGAGAGAATCGAGATGTCGTCGGTCGAGAGCGTCTGCAACTGCGCCGTCGTCAGCGCGTTGAGCGTGGCGGCGCCGAAGCTCGCGATCTCGGTGGTCGTGAACGCCGCGATGCCCGCGGTGCCCAGCGCGACGATTTGCGCCGTCTTCAGCGCGGCGACGTCGGCCGTCGTCAGCGCCTGCAACTGGCCCGAACCCATCGAGGCCAGTTCGGCGGCGTTCAAACCGGCGATCTGGTTGGTCTTGAGCGCGTGAACCTGGTCGGTCGTCAGGTTCGACATGTTGGCCGTGCCCAGCGCGCCGATCTGCGCCGCGCTCAGGCTCTGGATGCCGGCGCTGCCGAGCGCCACGGCTTGCGCCGAGCCGAGGTTCGAGATCTGCGTGGTGTTCAGACCGGCGAGCTGCTTCGTGGTGAGCGCCGCGATGGCTGCCGTCGAGAGCGTCTGCAACTGCGTCGACGTCATGGCGTTCAGGCTCGCCGTGCTCAGCGCGCGCACTTCGTCGGTGGTCAGCGCGCCCACGCCCGCGTCGCCGAGCGCGCCGATCTGCGCCGTCTTCAGGGCGGCGATTTCGGCGGTCGAGAGCGACTGGATCTGGGTGGTCGTCAGCGAGGCGATCGTGGCCGTGTTCAGGCCCGCGATCTGGCTCGTCTTGAGCGCCTGGAGCTGGTTCGAGCCGAGGCCTTGCAGCGTGGCCGCGCTCAGCGCGTTCAGCTGCGTCGTGCTCAGGGCCTGCACGCCCGAGCTGCCGAGCGCCACGGCCTGGGCCGAGCTCAGGTAGCTGATGTGCGCCGTGTTCAGGCCCACGAGCTGCTTCGTGCTGAACGCGGCGATGCTGTCGGTCGACAGCGTCTGCACCTGGTTCGAGCTGAGCGCGTTGAGGCTCGACGTGCTCAGCGAGCGCACCTGGTTCGTGCTCAGTGCGGTGACGTCGAGCGCCGAGACCTGCACGGTCTTCAGCGCCGCGATGTCGGCGGTCTGCACGGCGCGCAGTTGCGCCGCCGTGAGATTCGTCAGTTGCGCGGTGGTGAGGCCGGTGATCTGGCTCGTCTTCAGCGCCTGGATTTCGTCGGTGCTCAAGCCCGCCAGCGCCGCCGTACCCAGCGCGCCGAGCTGCGTGGCGCTCAATTGCTGGATGTTGGCGGTGCCGAACGCCTGGACTTGCGTCGAGGTGAGATTGGCCACCTGGCTGGTGTTCAGACCGCTGATCTGCGTGGTGCGCAACGCCGCCACGTCGCTCGTGCTCATGGACTGCAACTGCGTCACGCTGAGCGCGTTCAGCTCGGTCGCCGTCAGCGCCTGCGCCTGGGTCGTGCTGAGCGAGGCGATCGCCGCCGTGCTCAAGGACGCCACCTGCGCCGTCTTCAGCGCGGCCAGCACCGAGGTCGACAACACCTGGGCCTGACTGCCGCTCAGGTTCGAAAGCTGGGCGGTGCTCAGCCCGGAAAGCTGGTTGGTCTGCAGCGCCGAGATCTGCGTCGTGGTGAAGCTGGCCAGACTGGCCGCGCCCATCTGCGTCGCGCTCATGGCGCGCAGGTCGGCGGTACCGAGCGCCTGCGTTTGCGTCGAGGTCAGATGCGCGATCTGCGCCGTCGCGAGATTCGCGACCTGCGAGGTGCGCAACGCCGCGATATCGGCGGTCGACAGCACCTGCAACTGCGCCGCGCCGAGCGCGTTGAGTTCCGCGCCCGTCATGGCCTGGACTTGCGCCGTCGTCAGCGCGGCCACCTGAGCGGTGCCGAGCGCCGAGACCTGCGCGGTATTCAATGCGGCGATGAATGCCGTCGACAAGGCCCGGATCTCCGTGGAGCCGAGATTGGTCATGACGGCCTTCAGACCCGCGATCTGCGTGGTCCGAAGCGCCTGCAACTGCGAGGTGGTCAGCGCGGCGACGCCCGCCGACCCCAACGCGTTCAATTGCGCCGTGCTCAGCACGGCGACACCGGTCGTACCCAGCGCCTGGATCTGCGCGCTGGTGAGATTCTTGATCTGCGCCGTACCGAGGCCGGCCAGCTGGGCGGTGCCCAGCGCGGCCACATCGGCGGTGGACAGATTTTGCAGCGCCGAACCGCTCAACGCGTTCAACTGCGTCGCTTTCAGCGCGCCGACTTCAGCCGTCGATAACCCGCTCACCTGATCCGCGCTGAGCATCGCCATGGCGGCCGGGCTCAGCGAGACGATCGACGAAGGCGCGAGCGCGCCGAGCTGGCTACTGCTCAGCCCGGCTACGTCCGCCGTCGTCAGAGCCGCGACATCCGCGGTCGTCATACGGGAAAACTGCGAGGTCGTCAGCACCGCCACCTGGGCGGCCGTGAGCGAAGAAATGATGGATGAAGTCATGACAATAAGGCTTCCTGGTCGCCTCGAAACATCGCCCCGGCGCCCGGACGACCGCTAGCGGTCGTCCGGAGGTGCCGAGGCGATGCGGCTACGGCGATGGCTTAGAAAGTCAGGTACTGGACGTTGGTCGTACCCAAAGCCGCGAGCTGCGCCGAGGTCAGCGACTGCACCTGATTGGTCGTCAGGGACGAGAGCTGGTCGGTCGTCAGACCCTGGATCTGCACGGTGTTCAGGCCGGCGACCTGGTTCGTCTTCAGCTCCGTGATACCCGTCGTGCCGAGCGCCTGCAGGTTCGTCGTGCCCAGACCGTTCAGCTGGGCCGTCGTCAGCGCGCCGATATCGGACGTCGACGTGGTCAGCTGGACGACCTGATCCGTCGTCAGGCTTTGCAGCGTGGCGGCGTTCAGACCCGCGATCTGGCTCGTCTTCAGCGCGGCGACTCCCGTCGTGCCGAGGGCTTGCAGGTTCGTGGTGCCGAGGCCGTTCAGCTGCGCCGTCGTCAGCGCGCCGAGGTCGGTCGTGCCGAGCGAGCCGATCTGGTCGGTCGTCAGACCTTGCAGCGCGGCGGTGCTCAGACCGGCGACCTGGTTCGTCTTCAGCGCGGCGATACCCGTCGTGCCGAGGGCTTGCAGGTTCGTCGTGCCCAGACCGTTCAGCTGCGCCGTCGTCAGCGCGCCGAGATCCGTCGTGCCGAGCGAGCCGATCTGGTCGGTCGTCAGGCCTTGCAGGCTGGCCGTGCTCAGACCCGCGACTTGCGACGTGCTCAGTGCCGCGACGCCGGTCGTACCGAGCGCCTGCAGGTTAGCCGTGCCCATCGCGTTCAGCTGCGCCGTCGACAGTGCCGAGACTTCCGTCGTCGTCAGCGCCGCCAGGTTCGTCGTGCCGAGGCCGGCGAGCTGTGCCGTCGTCAGGGCGTGGACGCCCGTCGTGCCCAGCGCGTCGATCTGGTCCGTCGTCAGGTTCTGCAGCGTAGCCGTCGTCAGACCGGCGACCTGGTTCGTCTTCAGCGCGGCGATACCCGTCGTGCCGAGGGCTTGCAGGTTCGTCGTGCCCAGACCGTTCAGCTGCGCCGTCGTCAGTGCGCCGAGATCCGTCGCGCCGAGCGAGCCGATCTGGTCCGTCGTCAGGCTTTGCAGCGTAGCGGTGCTCAGACCGGCGACCTG
The Paraburkholderia acidisoli genome window above contains:
- a CDS encoding beta strand repeat-containing protein codes for the protein MTSSIISSLTAAQVAVLTTSQFSRMTTADVAALTTADVAGLSSSQLGALAPSSIVSLSPAAMAMLSADQVSGLSTAEVGALKATQLNALSGSALQNLSTADVAALGTAQLAGLGTAQIKNLTSAQIQALGTTGVAVLSTAQLNALGSAGVAALTTSQLQALRTTQIAGLKAVMTNLGSTEIRALSTAFIAALNTAQVSALGTAQVAALTTAQVQAMTGAELNALGAAQLQVLSTADIAALRTSQVANLATAQIAHLTSTQTQALGTADLRAMSATQMGAASLASFTTTQISALQTNQLSGLSTAQLSNLSGSQAQVLSTSVLAALKTAQVASLSTAAIASLSTTQAQALTATELNALSVTQLQSMSTSDVAALRTTQISGLNTSQVANLTSTQVQAFGTANIQQLSATQLGALGTAALAGLSTDEIQALKTSQITGLTTAQLTNLTAAQLRAVQTADIAALKTVQVSALDVTALSTNQVRSLSTSSLNALSSNQVQTLSTDSIAAFSTKQLVGLNTAHISYLSSAQAVALGSSGVQALSTTQLNALSAATLQGLGSNQLQALKTSQIAGLNTATIASLTTTQIQSLSTAEIAALKTAQIGALGDAGVGALTTDEVRALSTASLNAMTSTQLQTLSTAAIAALTTKQLAGLNTTQISNLGSAQAVALGSAGIQSLSAAQIGALGTANMSNLTTDQVHALKTNQIAGLNAAELASMGSGQLQALTTADVAALKTAQIVALGTAGIAAFTTTEIASFGAATLNALTTAQLQTLSTDDISILSTAQVAGLSTKQVATLTTTQMQAFTTTDLVKLSTAQIVALGTANVAALTSTQMPTLTATQLNAMSSTQVAALGTTGISELLTSQIASLSTRQIGVLTTDEIRAFGTAGAGALSAAQVTALGSTGTSALGSDQVQSLTTAALKGLTASEVQSLSTDDIAALGTNQIAALGTRQIASLTTDQVIALGDNVQSLSAAQIGALGSNNVSAMTSGQIQALGTAQIAGLTASEMAGLTTDQIQALTNTDVAALGTMQVAALGSAGVNALTSGQIQSLSVAGLNALTSAQVTYLSTDDVSALTTSQIAGLSTTQLSQLSADQIAALGANVSALGTAQIAGMGSNGISALTTDQIQTLGTAQIASLTASEVSGLTTDQVAALSNADIAALKTAQVVALGSSGVAALSSGQVQSLSTAALNALTSTQLSYLSSGDVVALTTTQIAGLSTTQLANLGSNQIQALSSGQLQALKTAQIVALGSNGVGALTSTQVAGLTTNALNAMTSTQLQSLSTGDIAALSTTQLQGLKNTQLATLTSDQVQALGTTGIAALSTAQITALGSNGVSSLTTDQIASLGTAQLAGLSSSELANLQAPQVQAFTTDQLRALRTAQIVALGSNGIGALSSSQVQALTTTEIGALSSSQLQTLTTDEIGAMSLPQLAALRPSQVASLGSGQVQSLSSTQLNSLSTAQVRAISSSAIGALSSTQIASLTTTELAALSSNQVLALNTSDVAALTSQQVSAINTSGLTSAQIQALNL